From one Burkholderia pyrrocinia genomic stretch:
- a CDS encoding IS3 family transposase (programmed frameshift), whose amino-acid sequence MEVLTGPERRRRWTAEQKLAMVRESFEPGKSVSMVARQHGVNPNQLFHWRKLYQDGSLSAVKAGEEVVPASELADALKQIRELQRMLGKKTMENEILREAVEYGRGKKMDSALALAAGGRPVKLVCEVLGVSRSNVSARLSRPATWRDGRQSRQTDDATAVEEIRRVIGDLPSYGYRRVWGILRNERVAVGLVPFNAKRIYRVMRTHGLLMQRRPLPPHPQRRHDGKVAVARSNQRWCSDGFEFRCDNGEPLRVTFALDCCDREAMSWAATTAGHSGDIVRDVMLAAVENRFGNELHTPSEIEWLSDNGSGYTADDTRRFAVAIGLKPLTTPVCSPQSNGMAESFVKTMKRDYVAFMPKPDAATAARNLAIAFEHYNEKHPHSALKYRSPREFRRSMDSATLV is encoded by the exons ATGGAAGTGTTGACGGGCCCGGAGCGCCGGCGGCGCTGGACGGCGGAGCAGAAGCTGGCGATGGTTCGCGAGAGTTTCGAGCCGGGGAAATCGGTTTCGATGGTCGCGCGCCAGCACGGCGTGAATCCGAACCAACTGTTCCACTGGCGCAAGCTGTACCAGGACGGGAGCCTGTCAGCGGTCAAGGCTGGCGAGGAAGTGGTTCCCGCCTCAGAGCTGGCCGACGCGCTCAAGCAGATTCGTGAGCTGCAACGGATGCTCGGCAAGAAGACCATGGAGAACGAGATTCTCCGCGAAGCAGTCGAGTACGGCCGGG GCAAAAAAATGGATAGCGCACTCGCCCTCGCTGCCGGAGGACGACCAGTGAAACTGGTTTGTGAAGTTCTCGGCGTGTCGCGCTCGAACGTATCGGCACGACTGTCGCGTCCGGCGACGTGGCGCGATGGCCGTCAATCGAGGCAGACTGACGACGCGACCGCGGTCGAGGAAATCCGCCGGGTCATCGGCGATTTGCCCAGCTATGGCTATCGCCGGGTTTGGGGCATATTGCGCAACGAGCGCGTCGCGGTTGGGCTGGTGCCGTTCAATGCCAAGCGCATCTATCGCGTCATGCGCACGCACGGGTTGCTGATGCAGCGCCGGCCGCTTCCGCCTCACCCCCAACGTCGACACGATGGCAAGGTGGCCGTCGCGCGCAGCAATCAGCGATGGTGCTCGGACGGCTTCGAGTTCCGCTGCGACAACGGCGAGCCGCTGCGGGTGACGTTTGCGCTGGATTGCTGCGACCGAGAGGCGATGAGCTGGGCGGCCACGACAGCAGGCCACAGCGGCGACATCGTGCGAGACGTGATGCTGGCTGCAGTGGAAAATCGGTTTGGCAACGAGCTGCATACGCCATCCGAAATCGAGTGGCTGAGCGACAACGGTTCGGGCTACACGGCCGACGACACGCGCCGATTCGCAGTGGCCATCGGCCTGAAGCCATTGACCACACCGGTGTGCAGCCCACAAAGTAATGGGATGGCCGAGAGCTTCGTGAAGACGATGAAACGCGACTACGTCGCCTTCATGCCGAAGCCGGACGCAGCGACTGCTGCACGCAACTTGGCCATCGCGTTCGAGCATTACAACGAGAAGCATCCCCATAGCGCGCTGAAATACCGCTCGCCTCGCGAGTTCCGGCGCTCGATGGATTCGGCAACCTTAGTGTGA